CGCTGACGGTGACCTTGAGGGGGTACGCCGGCTGCCCTGCGGCGACCCGGGCGGCGCGGCGCTCCGGGGAGTTCACGAGGAGCCGGGGGTTGTCGGCGCGGATGGTGCCGGCTCCGATGAGGATGGCGTCGACGGAGGCCCTCACCTCGTCGACGCGGTCGAAGTCGGCCGGGCTGGAGAGGAGCAGGCGCTCGGGGGTGGTGTCGTCCAGGTAGCCGTCGAGGGAGACGGCGGCGGACAGCAGGACGTACGGGTAGGGGTACGGGTCGAGGTCGGGGTCGGGGTCGGGGTCGGGAGAGGCGTACGGGTGCGGCATCGGCGTGCTCCCCGGCGGAGTGGGAAAGGTGGGAGGCGGCGGTCTTGGTTCAAGTTTGAAACAAACCTACACTGGGTGCATGACGACTCGCTGGCTCACCCCCGAGGAGCAACGCGCCTGGCGCGCCTACGTCGCCGGGTACCTCCTCGTCGAGGACGCGATCGACCGGCAGCTCCAGCAAGAGGCCGGCATGCCTCACCTGTACTACTCCATCCTCGCCAACCTCTCCGAGACACCGGAGCGGCGGCTGCGGATGACCGATCTCGCGGAGCGGCTGAAGATCACCCGCAGCAGGCTGACGTATGCGGTGACCCGGCTGGAGAAGGACGGGCTGCTGCGGCGCGAGGACTGCCGCTGGGACAAGCGGGGGAGCATCGCGGTCCTGACGGACGAGGGCATGGCGGTCCTGGAGAACACGGCGCCCGGACATGTCGAGACCGTCCGCGCCTCCCTCTTCGACCGGCTCACCCCGGAACAGGTGGGACAACTGGAGGAGATCTTCACGCAGGTCGCGCGGGGGTTCCAGGGGGACGACAGCGGCGAGGTCGCGCCCGAGGACCTTCCGTGGCGCCGACGGTCGTCACCTTGCTCAGGGACTTCCAACACTGCTGGGACTTCCGGGATCTCCAACACTGCCGGGAGTTCCAACACTTCCGGGGCCTCCGGGGCTTCCGGGACCGCATGAGTCACACCACAATCCCATTGCTTCAAATTTAAAGCATGGGGTAGGGTCTCGTTTCGTCGGATCTGCTTCAAATCTGAAGCAGGAGCCCGAACCAGACACCGATCGCGTACCGCCGTTCACCACCGGACCCGGGAGCCCGCATGCCCGACACCCCCGCCGCCACCCAGCGCGCCCGCGTCCGGGTACCGCTGCGCTTCCACGACGGCTACTCCGTCGACGCCGAACTGGTCACCTTCCACGGCCTCGTCGACGGCCAGGAGCACGTCGCCGTCGTCCTCGGCGAACCGGCGGCCGGCGCCACCCCGCTGGTCCGGCTGCACTCCGAGTGCCTGACCGGTGACGCCTTCGGCTCCGCGCGATGCGACTGCGGGCCGCAACTGCGCGAGGCGGTCGAGCGCATAGCCGCGACGGGCGGCGTCCTGCTCTACCTCCGCCAGGAGGGCCGCGGCATCGGCCTCTACAACAAGCTCGACGCGTACGCCCTCCAGGA
The Streptomyces sp. NBC_01485 genome window above contains:
- a CDS encoding MarR family winged helix-turn-helix transcriptional regulator; translated protein: MTTRWLTPEEQRAWRAYVAGYLLVEDAIDRQLQQEAGMPHLYYSILANLSETPERRLRMTDLAERLKITRSRLTYAVTRLEKDGLLRREDCRWDKRGSIAVLTDEGMAVLENTAPGHVETVRASLFDRLTPEQVGQLEEIFTQVARGFQGDDSGEVAPEDLPWRRRSSPCSGTSNTAGTSGISNTAGSSNTSGASGASGTA
- a CDS encoding GTP cyclohydrolase II — protein: MPDTPAATQRARVRVPLRFHDGYSVDAELVTFHGLVDGQEHVAVVLGEPAAGATPLVRLHSECLTGDAFGSARCDCGPQLREAVERIAATGGVLLYLRQEGRGIGLYNKLDAYALQDQGLDTYEANAALGLPEDDRDYTAAAQMLRALGITSLDLLSNNPDKADQLRGLDIDVQDRVPTGVFTTPHNVRYLRAKVLQTQHTLPLADLTGLNTG